TTGATGGATTAGATATTGTGGGTGAGGAAGACGTAATTATTGTATTAATCCCTATAACTCTAATACTTATTATGATATTAATTTTAGTGGGGATATTCGGTAATAAATACATTTGTAAAAGAATGGATATTGGGAAATTGAATTATTTCCTATTTAGTGGGTTAATTTTTCTATTAGTATTTAGCCTTGTGATGTTTACCTTAGATCCTTTTCATATTATTTAATTGTACAATTATCTGAAATGTGGTTCTGGTGCAAATATGATTTATTAGAAACATAGAACCTCAATATTCTTTTCATCCATGTTCTTCTTCATATCTTTGCACCAGAACCATGAAACCTATAGGGACTCACCATATCCAAAAAAGAAAATTGTACGTTTAAACACAAATTGGACACATTTTAACTGATACACTGTACGTTAAGCGCAAAGTTTGTTACTAAAAAACTATCCTTTTGAAAAAAAGATCCCCTAATATGGGATCTTTTCTTAGTGAGTTAGTCTTAGATAAAGAAATTGTACTTCTTTATCTGTTACAGATAAACTAATTGATGTCTGCACTACAGCATTTATTGATATTATTAATAGAACAAACATGAATATCAAAAACCATTTTGGAATATCATTTTTCTTTTTATGAAAGATATTAAGAGAATTAAAAGTAATATAACCAAATATGCTATTGATACATACAATTCTAAATTTTGTTGGCTTAATTTGTTAACGGCATTTCGAAAATCTTCTAAGTTCAACTCATTTTCCTTATTTTCCTTTATTATTGAATTAGAACTTTTATAACCAATTTTCCACGTATAATTGTTGTTTTCTTTATCTACAATATAATAATAATTACGCACTTCTTTTTGTAATAATTTCTCCATTTGCTAAAGTTTTTGAACTAGGAATCAATATCCCTATAAGACATAGCACAATAATTAATTTACTCTTCATATTTTAGTCTCCGACATTTAATGTATTTTCATATTCTTTTATTACTTTGTTAAAAGTATTTTTCTTCAAGTCTAGTACCTCCATGAATTGAACCCCAGTTATTTCTCTATTTTTCCACTTCGGATAAGTTTCTTCTATTAGAAGTAATTGCTTTGAGCTTAATGTTGAAAGGTTAAACTGAGGACGTCCTAAATGCTTCCCTTGAGATTTTGCTACTGCAATCCCTTCGGCTTGTCTCTGGTGAATCTTTTTACGCTCTTGATCTGCAACATAAGATAGCAAAGATAAAAACTGATCTTCCATTAACCGTCCCATGTCACCCATCTCTCGAAACTTTCGACTATCAAACAATGTTTCATTTTCTAAAACGACAATATCAGCTTGTAATTCTCTTGTTATGTACTTCCACTCTGAAATTACTTCATCATAATTACGACCCATACGATCTAAAGCATCTATGTAAACAATATCACTTGTACTCAATATTTTTCGTAATAATTGATACTGAGGACGATCAAAATGTCGTCCACTTGCTTTATCCACAAAAATACGCCGAGCTTCCACTCCTCGTTCCATCATCTTATGTAATTG
The DNA window shown above is from Bacillus pseudomycoides and carries:
- a CDS encoding recombinase family protein; amino-acid sequence: MANIYGYIRVSTKDQNEQRQLHKMMERGVEARRIFVDKASGRHFDRPQYQLLRKILSTSDIVYIDALDRMGRNYDEVISEWKYITRELQADIVVLENETLFDSRKFREMGDMGRLMEDQFLSLLSYVADQERKKIHQRQAEGIAVAKSQGKHLGRPQFNLSTLSSKQLLLIEETYPKWKNREITGVQFMEVLDLKKNTFNKVIKEYENTLNVGD